The Cinclus cinclus chromosome 38, bCinCin1.1, whole genome shotgun sequence nucleotide sequence ccttGCTCTACCTCCTGCCCCGCCAGTGGCCCCAGCCCCAGCTACGCTACCAGAGCCCCCCACCCCTCTGAGACCCTCCCCAGTAAAGACCAGTTGGGCACTGCTGTGTCCACCCCACTTCATACCAGTTCTCCCAAATGCTCGTCCCTGTCCACCCAGTTCTTCCCAGAGCAGGATCAGGCGCAGAGTCAGAGTCAGGGTGTCAACATCAGCTTTATGGGCACTGCAGGGGGCCAGGCTGGGCCCCCTCGTCTCTCAGTGGCTTCGGGAGATCCCGGTGTAGTCCCCCAGGGACTTCCAGCAGGGAACTGAGGGGTCCCCATCTCTCACCAGTGGCTCAAGCCAGCCTGGACAGAGACAGAAGGTGAGAATGTGATGATCCAGGGGCCTCTCCTGGCCCCCCTCAGGACATTCCCAGTGATCTCAGTATCCAGGAGCCCTCCCAGTACCTGTGTCTATCCCCAGGTATCACTCAGCCACTCAGGTCCCATCGTGCTCCATTGTCAGGGGTCCCTGTGAGGGCTAgggaggggctgaggggagtgaccccccagtgctcccagtgtccTCAGTCCTCCCAGTGACCCCAAGACAgccaccagtgctcccagtgacACCGAGACAGCCAGCACCCATATTGTTCCCAGTGCCCCTAACACACACAGCACCCCCCATGCCCCCACCACCCCTGGTGCCCCCAGTAATGCTGTCCcctccagtgtccccagtgcccttCAGTGTCCCCACCTGGCCACAGGGTCTCCTCCACAGCACCCAGGCCGCTGCTGCCAGGCCCAGGGCTCCCCCAACtccccccagcagcaccagcccatgtccagcagggctggggggtcCCTGCCTGGCCCCCAAGGTCCCCTCGTGCCGCACTCCTGGGCTGGTCAGCGCCGGgcctggggggacacgggggtcagcagctgccctgggggTGTTACAGAGGTCTTTTGAGGGTCCCGGGGGCATACCTGGGTGGCAGCGCAAGCGGGCACAGCCAGGGAAGTGAGGGGGTCTCCCTTGCAGCCCCCCCAGGTGCTGCGCCAGGGTCTCCAGTAGCTGCGACACATTCACCATCTCCAGCcggacacagccctggggatcctggggggATGTCACACGAGCCCCCCCAGGGGACCCCAGACACCTTCTGAACCAGCCTGGGAAACTCCGGAAATGCCCCAGAGCTCCCGCATCCCCCCCAAGACTCCCAAGAGTTACCCTGGACACCTCAGGGTACCCCCAGACCCCTGTGGAGTCCCCAGAGTCCCCACACTCACCTTGGCCCTCCCCAGGACCACCCTGTAACTGCCCACCCAGAGCCTACcactcccccctcccccttccaggacccccagccccctcagagcctccccagggacccccacccacctggatgtggcactcggcCACAAAGTGGAGCTGAGCTAGGAGCGTCCTGAGCAGAGGTGCCAAATCCTTCCCTGCCACCCCCAACATTTGCTGCAGAGCCAGCGCCCCAAAGTGAAGCCCCCAGAGATCAGAGCAACCACTGTCCTGGGGGTGCCGGGAGAATTCAGGATTTGGGGGGACACAGGTCAGGGGTCAGAGGTGTCAGGGTGTGAAGGAAgaggggggggtttggggggcacatgtgggatttggggggttctCGCTCACCGGCTCCAGGTTGCTGGGCATTGCCACGGGGTAGTCAAGGAGCAGCCAAGGGGTCTGTGGGAGGAGTCAGGGGTTCCCCAAAAACAGCCCAGAGGGCTGAGAGGGGCGCTCAGGGGGTCCCCAATGACCCTTTAGTGTGAAGGGGTGCAGCCAGGGGGTTTTCGGAACACAGGATGGGGCCTTCCCTGAGGAatgaggggttttggggggtggggggtgccAGGGGAATCCTTTGGGTCTAGGGGGATTCTGTGAGGTCCCATGAGGGTCCCGCAGGTCAGGGGGTGTACCAGGGTGCACGGGAGGGTGTCCTGCAGGCAGGGGTCTCACCAGGTTGTTCAGGTGGGTGCTGAAGGTGCTGCTGACGGGGTTAAAGCcgaaggagcagcagctgctggggatgggcacggccaggaggagcaggagcggCACCTGGGGGGCACCGGGGGGCCTCTGGGCATCCCAAGGGGTTCTCACAGGGGTCCCAGAGGGGCGCAGGTCAAAATGCGAGGGGGGGCTGTCCCCACTtaccaaagcagagctggagggaggCAAGTCCATGGCGGTGCCGAGctggggggacacacggggacCCCCGCGACCCGCCCCGGGACCCCTCGGGCCgcggcggagccgccgccgaAAGCGAAAGTGGGACCGAGTCGGGAGGGGGCCCAGGAAACCCGAGGGGGCAGCGGGACGTCCCGAGCCTCCCCCTCCGTCCCTGCGGACTCCCGGCCGCCCCTTCCTCACCCCGGGCACTGCCTCCCGAAGCCCACGGGGGCTCCGCCGCTCGGGagcccccgcccggccccgcagaGCTCTGGGTGCGTCTGCCCCGAGCGAGGGAGAGGGGCCCGCGCGTCCGGGCACGTGCGGGGGCGGGGcacccccaaaatatccccccCCACCACTCCAGCCCGAGATCCCCCGGGCCCTTCCCCACAAACAGAGACATGAAAGCGGCTGCGGCTCGGAGCGCTTTATTGGGGTGGGAGTCGCGGGGCTGGGGGCACAGAGTGAGGTCTGAAATCCCCGCAGGTTTGATGGGTTCTGGGGGGGCGTCTCACGGACCGCCCCCCGTCAGCCAAAGGCAGTGGGGGCGAGTGCAGCGCAGTTCCAGCTCCCGCTCGGCGCCGAGGGGGGGATCCTGCCCCGGACCCCCCAGGACTcccaccgggaccccccaaaCGCGGGAGACGCTCACGGCAGAGCTCCAGTTACAATCCTGGGCAGGCGGCCACAAGAAGGGACTGCTGGGGTGATGTCACCCCTCACCTCAAATCCCCACCGCAGCAGCCGTCCCATGGCTTGGGACCCCCAAAACGTCACAGCGATCCTCCCAGTGTCACTACCCACCCTCGTCATGTCCCCACATCCCGTAATCCCCCCGCCATTTCCCCCATTGCCCCTCCACTCACCGCGTCCCCCCCGCAGATCCAGAGCCCGTCCGGGTGCTGTCGCGCCAGGTGAGATCCGGACCCCCGGGAATTCCCGGGAAGCAGCGTCAGGGCACCCCCCGGGAGCCCCGCGGCCACCAgagcctggggacacaggggaagggggggggggagtgtcACCGAGGGggtggtcctggggtgaggggaggggacacggggtgTCCTGGAGGGTTTCAGGGGGCACATGGGGGATTCTGGGGATCGCGGGGGGGGGGCCATATAGGGGTTTATGGGAGGTCCCGGTGGGTTGCAGTGGAGAGGTGACACAGGGGGTGACCCGGGGGTTCCTGGGGTGGTCACAGGTGTCACCCGGGGGGGGCAGCGGGGGGCGGGGGGTCCCGCGGTTCCGCACCTTCCGTAGCCGCTGTGCGGCAAGGacgccgccagggggcgccaCTACCACGACGCAGTTTCCGAGCGCGAGCGCcgggaggagcagctgcagcgccAGGGGGCGGGGCCAGCCCCAGGCCACGCCCAGCACTCCGAGGGGCCGCCGCGTCACCAGGGCCCGGCCCCCGGGCACCTCCTGCAGCGGGATTGGACACGCCCCACTCAGAGGCCACGCCCAGTCGCCGAACACCCACCCTTTTTTCTGCCCCGCCCTCCCCCCGGCCCCACCCCATAGCCCTGCCCACCTGCACGGCCCCGCCCACGCGCTCCACGCGCGCCGCCCAGCGCAGCAGCGCCCTCTGCAGGCTCTCGTCGGTGTCGCCGATGTCTCCGTCCTTGGGGGTCCCGTGTGCCCCGTCCAGCACGGCCGACGCCCCCCGCAACACCCGGGCCCGCGACTCCCCCGGCAGCCGCCCCCACCTGCGGGAGTCGGGGGCGTTGGGGACCGgacacccccctcccccccaccaaGGGGTTTCATCGTCGGGGATACCTCTAGAGGGGCCAACCCCCCACACTCCCATCACTCACCACAGGGCAGCCCCGCGGGCGGCAGCCACGGCCTGAGCCAGCTCGGGATCGCCGGGGTCATCCACAGTCACCAGGGGGCTGGGACAGTGACAGGAGACAAGGGGTCAGAGAGCATTGCTGTGGGAGGGACACCGGGGCACACCGGGACCCCTTGGAGAGGAAGTATTGGGGTCCTGAGGGAGACACAGGACCCTCTGGGGGGACAGGATGGGGTTGGGACCACCCGGAGGGGGAAGAAGGGGGTCCTGGGGGTGTTAAACTAGGGTTCCAGTGGAGTCCTGGTCTTGGAGCTTTTGTCCTTGAACCCCCTAATTTGGAGTCTCCATcctggggaggggtccctgtCCCATCAGGGGGTACCTGAGTGGCTCATCCACCTTGAGGGGCTGTTCCCAGGGGGGACACCCGAACTCTCGCAGCGCCTGGAGGGAGTGAGGGGTGGAAGAGCCCATCTATAATGGCACAGGAACCCCCACCctggggacccccaaaacccaccccacTCCTCTCTAAACCACTTGGGATGCATCCCAGAAGACCTCCACTTCCTTCCAGCTACTCCAGGCCTCCCCCAGACCCCCCAGACCCATCCCAAACCACCCAGGACTCCCACCAGAGCGGGATCTCTTGGGATCCCCCACCTCATCCAGGTCAGCGTCTGCAGCCCCCCCGGCACAGCCCCCGCTGGGGTCCAACAGGTCCAGAGCATTGAGCCACACCAGCCCCTGGGGCAGCCTAGAGAGGGTTCAGCACTCAGTGCCCAGTGGTCACTCCTGGGCACAGGGGTCTGGGGGCTGACGGTCACCTGTCCGCCGTATCCAAGGCCACAGTGATGTCCTGGGCCCAGACGGCAGCAGCCGCAGTTTGGGGCAGCGCCGaggccacagccacagcctcagTGGGGCCACGCAcgggcagcagcaccagcagtggCCCCGGGGCCTGGCGGGGCAGGGGACACTCAGAGGATCCCTGAAAGGTGCCCCTGGGCACCCCCCATCACCCCAGCTTGCCCAGGGGCACCCACCGGCTCCCGCAGACAGCGCGAGGTCGGGGCCACCCCCGAGATCAGCGTGGGGGGGTAGAAACGATGCCCCCTCTCCAGCAGTGGCGGCAGTGGAACCTGGAAAACCTGGACAGAAAAAATCAAGGATCCAAATGAGTTGGGACCCCTCAAAATACCACCCAGGGCATTCCCAAACGGCCCCCGGGGTACACTTAAAAGCCCCCACAGCTGGTCCCAACTTCCAGGAACCCCCAAATTTCTCCCCAGGAGACACCTCAGCCTCTTCCCCAGGGAACCCCAGTGTCCAGGAACTCTCAAAATCGACCCCAACATCTGGAAACCCTTGAACACCAcgtccccctccccaccctcccaacCCCTTTGTGTCACTCCAATGTCCCCAAAGCCGTCCCACCCCTGGCCCCCTTTCTGTACCCCCTCACCTGAGCCCCCTCCTCCTGCGCCTCCTGCACCACCTCCTCAGGTGGGAGGATCTTGGGGGGCAGTGGCCCCACCTCTGTTTTGGGGTCCATGGGGTCCCCAAGCCGCAATAACCCGAGCCGGGCCCGGAGCCGCCGCTCCAGTGCTGCTACCACCGTGTCCTGAGCCAGCACTATGCACCCCCACCACGGGAACTGGGGACACAAAGCAGGGACATCAGGGGACACTACAGGGACTCCCCTGAAAAACTCacaaacaacccccccaaaaaaaagcaaaaatctccTCAGCATCCCCCAAACAACCACCCTGAAACccctccaaaaatccctgaaaaccCCCTGAAACCTCCTCAAAAggcccccaaaaaaatcccctgagaaacccccagcaccccccaaagaaaaaccctgaaacctcccccccccaaaaaaattttaaaagcctccccaaaacccccctgggaccccccaaaccccaccagtGCCAGgggggtggcagtggtggcagcgATGGCGGCAGCTGCGCTGTCCAGGTCGGCTGAGTCGAGGACGATGACAACGACACGGCCCCCCCGGGGTCCCCCCAGGTGCGGCCCCCGGCATGGGGATCCCCAAACCAGggcctgcagctcctcctggggAACAGGGGACAGTGTGTGGGGACACACCCAGGGTCCCCCGAGTTGATGGAGGTGGGGGGTGCAGCGCCGGCCCCCACGCCGTTGTTGTCACCTCCCATTGTTGTGACACTGCCCTACCTGGGGGGCTCCGAGGAAGGTGACAGAGGTGACCTCGGGGTGGGCACgcagggcctggcacagccccgggggtcCCGCCAGGACATTGAGGACTCCAGGGGGCAgcgctgccccctccccactgagctcccccagcagcagcagcggcggaGCCGCAGCCGGAGGGGACAGGACCAGAGCCGTGTTCCCTGTGGAGACACCCCAAAACTGCTGAGACCCCCCCCACACGGGGACATCGGGACACCCAAAACTTCTGGGACCCCCAACATGGACATTGGGGAGCCCCCCCCACCTGGATCAACCTTTGTCCCTTGTTCCCCGGATGGCAATGGTCCCCAATGTCTCCAACTGTGCCCTCCACTCCACTCACCCATGGCCAGGAGAGGCCCCAATTTCCAGAGCAACGCCGGCAGCGAGCAGGGACCCACCAGGACAACGGCCACCACCCctggggggacacacggggggtCAGGGGACATTGGGAGGGGTcaggggacactgtggggacaggggcCACTCACCCAGAGGGGTCCAGCCCTCCAGGCCAGGGGGGCCAAGCTGAGCGCCCCCCGCGGGGACGCGGAGCAGCCGCAGCCCCAAGTCCAGGTCAGCTCCAAGAGTCCGGCAGAGTGGCCGCCCCCCGGCCAGGGTCAGCAGGGCCCCCATTGTCCTCCTGCTGTCACCGTCCAGTGTGGAAGCCAGCCTGAGGGGCACCGGGGACACAGGGGGTCAAGGCAGACAATGAGGGGACGCAGAGGGGACATCAGGGATGGGGGAACATGGGGAGGGCGCagggggagctcagagggatctggggtcactcggggtcaccCAGGGTCACTCGGGGACACACGGGTTCACACTGCCACAGGAGACTGAGGGAACAGGGAAAGGTCAAAGGTGACCTGAGGGGTGCAGAGAAGGTCACCAGGGGTCACGGGGTGACTCACCAGGCCAGGCGCTGTCCCCGCTGGggcccccccagccccgcccAGGCCTtggctgctgccgccgccgccgccacagCCATGGCCAGGTCCGAACTCTCCCCAGCTGGCACCACAGCCACCGTCCGGCCTGGACAGACAGAGTGTGACAGAGGCAAGCCACTGAGTCCAAAACCTGACCCCAATCCCTGACCCCTGCCCCTGGCCCTGGTCTGCACCAGCGACTCCAAATCTATGACCTTGACCCTTAAGCCCCAATCCTACCCCTGTCCCTGACCCCAGTCCCTgttcccctccctgtcccctccccataCCGGTAGTGGCCTCCTGGCATTCCAGGCTCATCCGTCCTGGTGGCTTCAGCCATGTTCCGTCCACAAAGTGTCCGAGGCTGCGGCCATGGGATTCCAGCCATGCCTGGGGGTGGATGAGGGACACCCCTGGGACCCCCTAGCCCCAGCAAACCTCCCTCCACTTCCCCAAATGACCTTGGCGCCATGGGGGGAACTTTGACCCCGACACACTCCAAGGGACCCTGGGCTCTGCCCATGATTCCTCCAGTCCCAGGAAccccccaggacaccccagtgTCTCCCCTCAGTGGCCTTCAGTGTCCCCACAGTGCCACCCAGGACACCCCCATCCTCACGGGACCCCCAAAACTTACCCCGATTCTCCCCAGATGCTTCTCCCAGCCCCATTATTTTCCTCGGTGGTTTCCTGGTTTCCTCCAGACCCCTTCCCAGTTCCTCAGGAGACTCCCCAGAGCCCCTCAAGAACCGCCCGAGACTGTAAGAagtcccccaggacccccagagctcacccaggacccccagggGGACGCTCAGATCTCACATTACCTCTCCCGGGTTGATCACGCCGGGGATCGGCCCCTCCTCCATCGTGGCGAAGATTTTGGGGACCGACGAAGCGCCGAGGGCCGCCAGAGATGCCATCGCCGCCGAGGGGCCACCGAGACGGGGCGGGGTTGGACGGAGAGGCCCTGGGGCACCACCGAGACGGGACGGGGTTGGACAGAGCGGCCCTGAGAAACCACTGATGTGGGGCGGGATGGGGAAGAACGGCCGAAGGTCACCCCCGGGGCCGAAGCGGACTGGAGAGAACGGCCCTGAATGACCATCGAGACGGGGAGGAATCGGCCAGAGCGGAATCCTTCCAGGGACCACCGAGACGGGGAAGAAGCAGCCAGAGCGTCCCCCCGTAACCACGGAGACGGGGCCCCGCCGGAAGGGGAAGTGACGCGTCAAAGAAGCGGCGGCCGCGGTAAGTGCGGCCTGTGGGTAGTCCGTGGGCATTCTGGGGGCACGAGAGGTTCCCAGGGTGGTCCCGGCGGTTTTGGGGGTCCCGAGGGGTTCTCAGGGGGCCCTGGCGGCCTCGGTCCATGCTGGGTCTGGAGTCGTGGTGTTCCCCCCCCCGGCTCCTCCATTATGTCGATCCCTCAGGCCATGGCGGACCCTTCGCTGCTCTCGGCCGAGCTGGAGGCGGACGAGGAGGCGGCGCTGCGGCGGCTGTTGCTGCAGGTGGGTCTCGGGAGGTCCCGGTCCCAGTTCTAGTCCTGATCCCGGTTCCGATTCTGAAGCTCCCCTCTCATTCCCGTAGGTGACCCCGGACCGCGAGGAGGCCCCGCGGCCCTGCCTCGCCCGCGCGGTCACCCCGCAACCGGGTAAGGGGGTGGATTCAGAGGATCTGGGGGAGGGTTCAGGGAGTCCCCGCCGCCCCCTGCCCCCCCCAaccccgtgtcccccccaggGCTGTGCGTGAAGACCCGCGCGGGGGGGGACAAAGTGTTCGTCAATGTTTGTCACTCGCCCGAGGTGCCGCCgcccccccccgtgtcccccccgggCCTCCAGAGGCTCCTGCGGGAGCCCCCCGGCCCCGACGGCGGCTTCCGGATTCCGATGAGCCTCGGGGAGCCCCACGCCGAGCTCGACCGAGGTCAGAGACCCCCCGAGATTGTCCCCACCTCCCCCCTTTTCCGAGCAACCCCGTGACCACCAAATTCTCCCTGAATCTTCTCAAATCCTATAGGGGGTCGGGGCTGCACTGCCTACGATGTGGTGGTGAATTCGGGCTTTTTCCGGACGCTCCAGGTGAGGGTTGGGATGGGGACATTTGGGTCtcgggggaatttggggggctCTGACAgtcctgcccccccccccccccaggctgATCCTTTGTACCTCGAGTTTTTCTTGACCGTGGCCATGGAGGGGCTGTCGGAGAAGTACGGGGTGGAATTGGAGCTCACTGGTGAGTCTGGAGGGCAGCTGGGAGGGTTCAGATGGGGCTGGGGGGTGcctaacccccccccccccccccgcccacATGACCCCCCCATAACCCCTCCAGGCTGGCGGGTACTGCGGAATCGGAAATTCCTGGGCTCCATCTCAGCCCAAAACAtccgggcccggccccggccccacATCCAGGAGCTCCCAGGGTGAGTGGGGACCCCCCAGGGGCCCCTCACCAAAAATCCTGAGGCTCTCCCAGCCTGACCTGTGCCCCTCCACAGCCCCCCAGACCCCCCTCAGTTCGTGGTGGTGGCTGAGCCCTCAGCCCAGGACCCGCAGGTGCTGCAGGCCCGCGTCCACCTGCCCCATGTGGTGAGTGGGGAAAACTAGGAGATGCTGGAGTTGAGTTACGGGGTTCCTCTGATTCCACGTGCAGtctggggggattgggggggggggggggggcgttgggaggctcagggagcagtgggggaggggaagggggggagtCCCATTATCCTGGAAGGACCCTGGGGACTGTGGTAGGAGGGGTTTCCATGATCCAAACAGAGGGTGATGGTGATGTGGGCGTGTCCTGACCGTGGTCCCGCCCTTTTCGGCCCCACCCAGGAGGGGGCGGAGTCTCTCTGGCTGGGGTTGAGTGACGAGAGGCTGCTGCTGGTCCGCCCGCCACCAGGGAGCGCTGCTGCGGAGCGTGGGGCGTGTCCTCCCGCCCGCGAGGGGgcgctgctggagctggggctgcccctccccgcCGACCCCGCGCGGTGCCGCGCGCGCTTCCACCGCCGGTCCAAGGTAACCATGGCAACCTCCGGGTGGGACACGCTCCCTTCTTGCCGTTGGACACGCCCCCCGCTGAGCGCTTGGCGCCCCCTATAGGTTCTCACCGTGACGATGCCGCTGCGGGCGTGAGGGATGTGTGACCCCTCCCCCACGACAGGACCCCCGAGAGCTCTCAGGGTTGCTCTGGACCCTCCCCAGGATCGTCCCGGACCCTCCCGAGTACCCCAGCTTGGGCTCGTTCTGGACTTCCCCTCAGGGACCCCCTTCAGGACCCTCTGACCCCTTCGGGGCTCCATCAGAACCCTCctggaccccccccccccccccccacacacacacatcaggATCGCCATGGACTTCTCCTTGGGGATCCCCCTCAAGATCCTCAGACCTCTTTGGGGCCCTTGTCAAGACAGTGCTGAACGCCCCATGACCACCCAGGGATTCTCCTTAGCACCCCCTGATCACCTCCAGGATTGTCCGGGAACCCCCCCCGAGACCTTCCTGTTCCCCCTCAAGCCCCTCCTGGCCCCCCTTCCCACCCTGCGCATTCTCTCAGCTCCACCCCCTCCCACCTCCTTTTTTTATACGAAACCCCCCAATAAAAGTTAAACCCAAAGCACACTGTGTGATTGGCTGAGGCCCCCCCGGGACGGCTCAGCCCAGGCAGGGGGGGATTGAGGGGGATTTAGGGCTGAGCCGGGACCGGGGGGGCCTGGGGGGACTTCCCAGAGCTTCCCAGGAAGAGCTGAGACACTCGAGGAGCCACCGGAGGGGTCAGGGGGCtgcggggagggaggggggacaCCCCCAGCTGACCCCTGGGTGTCCCCCGGGTGTCCCTGAGGGGGGTCAGAGGTGTCTGGGGGAGGGATTCATGGTGGTCCCTTGGGTCATGCTGCCCTGAGCCACCATGGAATTCAACAAGGAGGAATTCCGGCGCCAGGtgggggctgggctgggccgcCTGCACAGGTGAGACTCCAGATttgggggcacagggacacggcgGGGGGGTGGTCCTGGGactctgggagtgctgggtTGGGACTGGGGGCGTTTGTGGCCTTGTCACTCCTCTTGGATGGGAGTGAAAGCCCGGGGGGGATCTTGGTCAGGTCATTAAGGGGAGGGGGTGGCTTTTGTGGAGGTTTTGGGTGTCCTGCACATATGTGTCCCCCCCCAAGCCCACGCGTGTCTGCGCCACGcgtgtccccgtccctgtcctcGTCCCCTCCCCGGCACCGCCACCACGGGGGATTTAGAGCCTTTAATCTGCTGCCACCGCCGCTGcggggggggacacagggggaccTGGGGACACGGCGGGGGGGAAAAGGACGGGAGGACATTGGGGGGGAGGCGGGACTGGGGTGACCAGAGGCCCCCGCTGACCTCTACAGGTTCCTGGAGCGGCGCCAGGATGACCCCGAGAGCCTGGAGCTGAGCTCAGCAGGGGCGACCCCGACGCCTCCACGCCCCCCCGTGCTGGACTGCACGTTCTGCGGGCTGCCCCGGCGCTACGGGATCGCCATCCTGTGCGGGATCGGCTTCTGCATCAGCTTCGGCATTCGCTGCAACCTGGGCGTGGCCGTGGTCAGCATGGTCAACCCCAGCCATGGACAGGTACAGGGGCTGCAAGGTCAGGCGTGGGGGCAGCagggtcagcagggacagctgtgggggcagtggggtcagtggggACAGGTACAGGGTCAGCGGGTTCAGGTATGGGATCAGTGGGGGTGGGACAGGTATGGGGT carries:
- the FLT3LG gene encoding fms-related tyrosine kinase 3 ligand, which produces MDLPPSSSALVPLLLLLAVPIPSSCCSFGFNPVSSTFSTHLNNLTPWLLLDYPVAMPSNLEPDSGCSDLWGLHFGALALQQMLGVAGKDLAPLLRTLLAQLHFVAECHIQDPQGCVRLEMVNVSQLLETLAQHLGGLQGRPPHFPGCARLRCHPGMPPGPSKDLCNTPRAAADPRVPPGPALTSPGVRHEGTLGARQGPPSPAGHGLVLLGGVGGALGLAAAAWVLWRRPCGQPSQGPLTMEHDGT
- the PIH1D1 gene encoding PIH1 domain-containing protein 1 isoform X1, producing the protein MSIPQAMADPSLLSAELEADEEAALRRLLLQVTPDREEAPRPCLARAVTPQPGLCVKTRAGGDKVFVNVCHSPEVPPPPPVSPPGLQRLLREPPGPDGGFRIPMSLGEPHAELDRGGRGCTAYDVVVNSGFFRTLQADPLYLEFFLTVAMEGLSEKYGVELELTGWRVLRNRKFLGSISAQNIRARPRPHIQELPGPPDPPQFVVVAEPSAQDPQVLQARVHLPHVEGAESLWLGLSDERLLLVRPPPGSAAAERGACPPAREGALLELGLPLPADPARCRARFHRRSKVLTVTMPLRA
- the ALDH16A1 gene encoding aldehyde dehydrogenase family 16 member A1; protein product: MASLAALGASSVPKIFATMEEGPIPGVINPGEAWLESHGRSLGHFVDGTWLKPPGRMSLECQEATTGRTVAVVPAGESSDLAMAVAAAAAAAKAWAGLGGPQRGQRLAWLASTLDGDSRRTMGALLTLAGGRPLCRTLGADLDLGLRLLRVPAGGAQLGPPGLEGWTPLGVVAVVLVGPCSLPALLWKLGPLLAMGNTALVLSPPAAAPPLLLLGELSGEGAALPPGVLNVLAGPPGLCQALRAHPEVTSVTFLGAPQEELQALVWGSPCRGPHLGGPRGGRVVVIVLDSADLDSAAAAIAATTATPLALFPWWGCIVLAQDTVVAALERRLRARLGLLRLGDPMDPKTEVGPLPPKILPPEEVVQEAQEEGAQVFQVPLPPLLERGHRFYPPTLISGVAPTSRCLREPAPGPLLVLLPVRGPTEAVAVASALPQTAAAAVWAQDITVALDTADRLPQGLVWLNALDLLDPSGGCAGGAADADLDEALREFGCPPWEQPLKVDEPLSPLVTVDDPGDPELAQAVAAARGAALWWGRLPGESRARVLRGASAVLDGAHGTPKDGDIGDTDESLQRALLRWAARVERVGGAVQEVPGGRALVTRRPLGVLGVAWGWPRPLALQLLLPALALGNCVVVVAPPGGVLAAQRLRKALVAAGLPGGALTLLPGNSRGSGSHLARQHPDGLWICGGDADCNWSSAVSVSRVWGVPVGVLGGPGQDPPLGAERELELRCTRPHCLWLTGGGP
- the PIH1D1 gene encoding PIH1 domain-containing protein 1 isoform X2, which translates into the protein MADPSLLSAELEADEEAALRRLLLQVTPDREEAPRPCLARAVTPQPGLCVKTRAGGDKVFVNVCHSPEVPPPPPVSPPGLQRLLREPPGPDGGFRIPMSLGEPHAELDRGGRGCTAYDVVVNSGFFRTLQADPLYLEFFLTVAMEGLSEKYGVELELTGWRVLRNRKFLGSISAQNIRARPRPHIQELPGPPDPPQFVVVAEPSAQDPQVLQARVHLPHVEGAESLWLGLSDERLLLVRPPPGSAAAERGACPPAREGALLELGLPLPADPARCRARFHRRSKVLTVTMPLRA